Proteins encoded by one window of Ignavibacteriota bacterium:
- a CDS encoding S8 family peptidase has protein sequence MIRNFFLIFSLLAMTVSLSFASEVSFGIDPKGNRYVKGELIIKLANHVNIDDVDNTSSRQNNPASYLGIPSVDGLLQPAGAIRASKAFSGIKNISSKKLSNPNSPSANNLERYYKIELDESASLGKIMDGLKRDPNIEHVEYSYIYTSTALPDDDMYNSLNYLPQIKAPQAWDIHKGENGPEVVIGIHDSGTQWDHEDLFDNLKINYDEWTNQNEPLFITHGGRLMINPAAVDGQDSDGNGYIDDVVGFNFFTFDGTQDNDPYASSANRHGTHVAGLAAGVTNNMIGTSSVSWNVKFIPTKHSSNIPPSNSLFNVEDGLWYMASRGVDVINMSWGGSSFSFMMYDLFQYLNDMGIILIASAGNNNNDGINFPSSYPGVISVSAVKDDDTKASYSSYGIQADISAPGGDSGQLLMSTVPTNSYAGLGGTSMASPVVAGTAALIKSYKPNWTSEQIKRQLIGTADDINTLNPQFNGQLGSGRVNAFRALTETNVSVSDQPRIGAVDYYVYNQSQSQTMNPGDDVNIAMLLCNFNKFYPTNTLEFILSFDNDDVEVTNTVSYNSISADDIIELDFSGAKIKSDAKPAIVKGTITVKKLDGTIVSTITVEFNIAGGIFVFELQPNSQHQSGTFIASELTGKGFDVIYSNQLPKSYHGFKAVFISIGSYIENSFQGTNEIFNAVAGYVMGGGRLFLESSSLFSTQVSTILPPTDMGAIFGITGAQSTPNSFIPFNNVVGGTGSIAEGMNFTGTNQPFGFMIEKYTSATMFGARPMLNETGYGTVGNQYPGIFGQRVILMSFALSGYKPNGCPSTREVLLDRIVDFFGLTRPIQVHLPESFSICSGESIQLNALEVLDCSSNTYVNQVATGGSGNYSYSWSNANMLDDANAENPTTYNLQQNASFKLTVTDNVLGTSGEGTTAVNVMQSPNVGVRSLVRVRFNTYVNLNSYITNYSAANTYNWYQGNELIPIDSETAENLKVKLGLNNYFVSAVNEYGCESSVMQKLIINGSFRKEHQEAISGLNGLSNMYTYPSVVSDVLNVSAEFASESNYSIKIKDLLGNNALEVQNGTGLTYDGTLNLNQLPSGAYFLIIETDSDRLVKKFIKM, from the coding sequence ATGATTCGTAATTTTTTCTTAATTTTTTCTTTGCTTGCGATGACGGTATCGCTTTCATTTGCCAGCGAAGTAAGTTTTGGTATAGATCCAAAAGGCAACAGATACGTGAAAGGCGAACTTATTATTAAGTTGGCTAATCATGTGAATATAGATGATGTGGATAACACATCCTCACGTCAGAACAACCCTGCTTCTTATTTAGGAATACCGTCTGTGGACGGATTACTTCAGCCAGCCGGAGCAATCAGGGCTTCAAAGGCGTTTAGCGGTATCAAAAATATCAGCAGTAAAAAATTATCCAACCCGAATTCACCAAGTGCAAATAATCTTGAAAGATATTACAAGATTGAACTGGATGAATCAGCATCACTTGGTAAAATCATGGACGGTCTGAAAAGGGACCCGAACATTGAACATGTGGAATATTCATATATTTACACATCAACTGCTTTGCCTGACGATGATATGTACAACTCACTGAATTACCTCCCGCAGATAAAAGCACCTCAGGCATGGGATATTCACAAGGGGGAGAATGGTCCTGAAGTTGTCATCGGTATTCATGATTCAGGTACACAATGGGACCATGAAGATTTGTTTGATAACCTCAAAATCAATTATGATGAATGGACAAATCAAAATGAGCCTTTGTTTATCACTCATGGAGGTCGCCTCATGATTAATCCTGCTGCCGTTGATGGCCAGGACAGCGATGGCAATGGTTATATTGATGATGTTGTTGGTTTCAATTTTTTCACTTTTGATGGAACTCAGGATAATGATCCTTATGCTTCTTCTGCTAACAGGCACGGCACTCATGTTGCTGGTTTAGCTGCCGGTGTGACTAACAATATGATTGGAACATCATCAGTCAGTTGGAATGTTAAATTCATCCCAACCAAGCACAGTTCAAATATTCCTCCATCAAATAGTTTGTTCAATGTTGAAGATGGCTTGTGGTACATGGCTTCAAGAGGCGTTGATGTAATAAATATGAGTTGGGGCGGTTCTTCATTTTCCTTTATGATGTATGATTTGTTCCAATATCTGAATGATATGGGTATTATTTTAATTGCATCGGCAGGAAACAATAATAATGATGGAATAAATTTTCCAAGTTCATACCCCGGAGTAATATCTGTATCTGCAGTTAAAGATGACGATACAAAAGCATCTTATTCAAGTTATGGAATACAGGCTGATATTTCAGCTCCGGGTGGCGACTCGGGTCAGCTCCTTATGAGCACTGTTCCTACAAACAGTTATGCAGGCTTGGGCGGTACGTCAATGGCTTCTCCTGTTGTAGCTGGTACAGCTGCTTTAATTAAAAGCTACAAACCCAACTGGACAAGTGAACAGATTAAAAGACAACTGATTGGCACAGCCGATGACATTAATACTTTAAATCCTCAATTCAATGGTCAGTTAGGCTCTGGTAGAGTTAATGCTTTCAGAGCATTAACTGAAACGAATGTAAGTGTTTCTGACCAACCGAGAATTGGGGCTGTTGATTATTATGTATATAATCAGTCTCAAAGTCAAACAATGAATCCCGGTGATGATGTGAATATCGCTATGTTATTATGTAATTTCAATAAATTTTATCCAACAAACACGCTGGAATTTATTTTGTCATTTGACAATGATGATGTTGAAGTAACAAACACTGTTTCATACAATTCAATCTCTGCCGATGATATCATTGAACTTGATTTCTCGGGTGCTAAAATCAAATCAGATGCAAAGCCGGCAATTGTTAAAGGTACAATAACTGTAAAAAAACTTGATGGCACGATAGTTAGCACTATAACTGTAGAATTTAATATAGCAGGTGGAATATTTGTATTTGAATTACAACCAAACAGTCAGCATCAAAGTGGAACTTTTATTGCAAGCGAACTTACCGGCAAAGGGTTCGATGTAATTTACTCAAATCAACTTCCTAAATCCTATCATGGATTTAAAGCAGTATTCATTTCTATTGGCAGCTATATTGAAAACAGTTTTCAGGGAACAAACGAAATTTTTAATGCTGTTGCAGGTTATGTTATGGGTGGCGGAAGATTGTTCCTTGAATCTTCTTCGCTATTCAGTACCCAGGTTTCAACAATATTACCACCAACAGATATGGGTGCAATTTTCGGAATAACAGGTGCCCAGTCAACTCCAAACTCATTTATTCCTTTCAATAATGTAGTAGGAGGTACAGGAAGTATAGCTGAAGGAATGAATTTTACAGGAACAAATCAGCCCTTCGGATTTATGATTGAAAAATATACTTCAGCAACTATGTTCGGTGCAAGACCTATGCTGAACGAAACCGGTTATGGTACAGTTGGTAATCAATATCCGGGAATATTTGGTCAGAGAGTTATTCTTATGTCTTTTGCCCTTTCAGGTTATAAACCTAATGGATGTCCTTCAACAAGAGAGGTGCTGCTTGACAGAATAGTTGACTTTTTCGGACTTACAAGACCTATTCAAGTACATTTGCCGGAAAGTTTCTCAATTTGTTCAGGCGAGAGCATTCAACTAAATGCTCTTGAAGTATTGGATTGCTCATCTAACACCTATGTTAATCAGGTTGCTACCGGTGGCTCAGGAAATTATTCATACTCATGGTCAAATGCAAATATGCTTGATGATGCTAATGCTGAAAACCCAACCACATACAATCTTCAACAAAATGCATCATTTAAATTAACTGTAACAGACAATGTTCTTGGTACTTCAGGCGAAGGTACTACTGCTGTTAATGTAATGCAATCTCCAAATGTAGGAGTAAGAAGCTTAGTTAGAGTTAGATTTAATACTTATGTGAATTTGAATAGTTATATTACTAACTACTCGGCTGCAAATACTTACAATTGGTATCAGGGAAATGAATTAATTCCAATTGACAGTGAAACTGCTGAAAATCTTAAAGTAAAATTAGGATTGAATAATTATTTTGTTTCTGCTGTAAATGAATATGGCTGCGAATCTTCAGTAATGCAAAAACTTATTATTAATGGTTCATTCCGTAAGGAACATCAGGAAGCAATTTCAGGTCTTAACGGGCTGTCAAATATGTACACATACCCTTCAGTTGTCAGTGATGTTTTGAATGTCAGTGCAGAATTTGCATCTGAAAGCAATTATTCAATTAAAATCAAGGATTTACTTGGTAATAATGCTTTAGAAGTACAAAATGGCACAGGATTAACTTACGATGGCACTTTAAATCTTAACCAACTTCCTTCAGGAGCTTACTTCCTGATTATCGAAACAGATTCAGACAGATTAGTAAAGAAATTTATCAAAATGTAA
- a CDS encoding response regulator: protein MESTLIDNISADHPSKVKILVVDDSPTLLKLTSNYFGIDGYNVLTAMDGLSALKIIEQDDNIDLVILDVVMPGISGYETAKKIREKKTLFELPILFLTSLTEVSSVVIGFESGGNDYLAKPFDTKELRARSKTLIKLKKLTDVNHFLQEAIEIKNNSLKKLEQEIKIRIKTEKDLIKAKEMADSANRFKSEFLANMSHEIRTPLNSILGFSELLKNRVADPKNVEYIDAVINSGKSLLTLINDILDLSKIEAGKIELEYQTFNLMNVINEIISIFKIKINEKGLEFKLNIQEGMPDYINLDESRMRQILLNLIGNAVKFTPKGTISLKFRYDKDSHNNNLINLYFDVEDTGIGIAEDQQAVIFEAFRQQKGQSVKAYGGTGLGLTITKRLIEIMGGKISLKSKINEGSKFSVKFKKIQIEKPIVEKSATFDDNFDNYIYFNTCNIVVADDIRQNRYLIEEMLSDKGITIHNAVNGLEAIDLALKHKPDCILMDLKMPVLDGFEARNMLKLNPETTSIPVIALTASAMKSEQSNALEAGFNGFIAKPIRKKYLISELLKYLPYTVIELENLPNDNMPENEDVIKDFPDNVNEIIDDVLNKMETEFNETRQSVQETFMIGAIKIFSKNIIEFGNETGFYMISQYGNLLQKHCDNFSLNDIINCLNDYDNLLNKLRKLKSNGESK, encoded by the coding sequence ATGGAAAGTACTCTGATTGATAATATTTCTGCCGACCATCCTTCTAAAGTGAAAATACTTGTGGTTGATGACAGCCCGACATTATTAAAATTAACTTCAAACTATTTTGGAATTGATGGATATAATGTGTTAACAGCTATGGATGGTCTATCCGCACTCAAAATAATTGAACAGGATGATAATATTGACCTTGTAATTCTCGATGTTGTGATGCCGGGTATTTCCGGCTATGAAACTGCCAAGAAAATCAGAGAAAAAAAGACTCTTTTCGAACTGCCGATATTATTTCTGACAAGTCTTACTGAAGTCAGCAGCGTTGTGATAGGTTTTGAATCCGGTGGCAATGACTATTTAGCTAAACCATTTGATACAAAAGAACTGAGAGCAAGGTCCAAAACTCTTATCAAACTAAAGAAACTTACTGATGTCAATCACTTTTTGCAGGAAGCAATTGAGATTAAAAATAATTCTCTCAAAAAATTAGAGCAGGAAATTAAAATTCGTATAAAAACCGAAAAAGATTTGATTAAAGCAAAAGAAATGGCTGATTCTGCCAACCGCTTCAAGAGTGAATTCCTTGCAAATATGTCGCATGAAATCAGAACACCACTGAATTCTATCTTAGGATTTAGCGAACTACTCAAAAACAGAGTTGCAGACCCTAAAAATGTCGAGTATATTGATGCTGTCATTAACAGCGGCAAAAGTCTGCTGACTTTAATAAATGATATTCTTGATTTATCAAAAATTGAAGCAGGGAAAATTGAACTCGAATATCAAACATTCAATTTGATGAATGTAATAAATGAAATTATCAGCATTTTTAAAATAAAAATCAATGAAAAAGGCTTGGAATTTAAGCTGAATATTCAGGAAGGGATGCCGGATTACATTAATTTAGATGAATCAAGAATGAGACAGATATTACTGAATCTGATCGGAAATGCAGTAAAATTCACTCCAAAAGGCACAATTTCCTTAAAATTCAGATATGATAAAGATTCTCATAATAATAATTTAATTAATCTCTACTTTGATGTGGAAGATACAGGAATAGGTATCGCCGAAGACCAGCAGGCAGTTATTTTTGAAGCATTCAGACAGCAAAAAGGTCAAAGCGTAAAAGCTTATGGCGGCACAGGTCTGGGGCTTACAATTACAAAAAGGCTTATTGAAATAATGGGTGGTAAAATATCACTTAAAAGCAAAATAAACGAAGGCAGCAAATTCTCGGTTAAATTCAAGAAAATTCAGATTGAGAAACCAATTGTTGAAAAATCTGCTACATTTGATGATAATTTTGACAATTATATATACTTTAATACATGCAATATTGTCGTCGCAGATGACATCAGACAAAACAGATACCTGATAGAAGAAATGCTCTCGGACAAAGGTATAACCATTCATAACGCTGTAAATGGTCTTGAAGCTATAGATTTAGCTCTGAAACACAAACCGGATTGCATCCTGATGGATTTAAAAATGCCTGTCTTAGATGGATTTGAAGCGCGAAATATGCTGAAATTAAATCCGGAAACAACTTCAATCCCTGTCATTGCCCTTACTGCATCAGCTATGAAATCTGAACAGTCTAATGCACTGGAGGCAGGTTTCAACGGTTTCATTGCTAAGCCAATCAGAAAAAAATATCTCATAAGCGAGCTTCTTAAATATTTACCATACACTGTGATTGAACTTGAGAATTTACCAAATGATAATATGCCCGAAAATGAAGATGTGATTAAAGATTTTCCTGATAATGTTAATGAAATTATTGATGATGTTTTAAACAAAATGGAAACAGAATTCAATGAAACACGTCAAAGTGTACAGGAAACTTTTATGATTGGTGCAATTAAAATATTTTCGAAAAATATTATTGAATTCGGCAATGAAACAGGCTTTTATATGATTTCGCAATATGGAAATTTACTGCAAAAACACTGCGATAATTTTTCACTTAATGACATCATTAACTGCCTGAATGATTATGATAACTTGCTGAATAAATTAAGAAAATTAAAATCGAACGGAGAATCAAAATGA
- a CDS encoding hybrid sensor histidine kinase/response regulator — MKEIISIDKPNVILIVDDVVQNLQVLGTTLMQHNYEISMANNGSQALKQVEKVNPDLILLDVQMPDMNGFEVCEKLKSMEKFKDIPVIFLTAKTEAEDILQGFDKGGVDYITKPFNKQELLARIKTHIELKKARDIILEQNHKLESLNKEKTEILGIAAHDLKNPLSNIKGLAEVVETMFDELDKEDIEDSARKIRMSSEYMFQIISDLLDINAIEEGKMKLNIEPFNFVDVASRTFEKYNLKAADKSIKLIFSSIADEIYVNGDVIKTIQVLDNLVSNALKFSPFDRNIYVNIAIDDDQKFATAQIKDEGPGISPEDLKKLFGKFAKLSARPTNNENSTGLGLSIVKKLVDNMDGKIRCESRLGEGTSFFLSLPVFSE; from the coding sequence ATGAAAGAAATAATTAGCATTGATAAGCCAAATGTAATACTGATTGTGGATGATGTTGTGCAAAATCTGCAGGTACTCGGCACTACTCTGATGCAGCATAATTATGAAATTTCTATGGCAAATAATGGCTCACAGGCATTAAAGCAGGTCGAAAAAGTTAATCCTGATTTGATACTGCTCGATGTCCAAATGCCTGATATGAACGGATTTGAGGTTTGTGAAAAATTGAAATCTATGGAGAAATTCAAAGATATTCCAGTAATATTTCTCACAGCAAAGACAGAAGCAGAAGATATCCTTCAGGGATTTGACAAAGGCGGTGTGGATTACATCACCAAGCCATTTAACAAGCAAGAGCTTCTTGCAAGAATTAAAACCCATATAGAACTCAAAAAAGCTCGGGATATTATCCTTGAGCAGAATCATAAACTGGAATCTCTGAACAAAGAAAAAACCGAAATTCTCGGAATTGCAGCGCACGACCTGAAAAATCCACTGTCAAATATCAAAGGATTGGCGGAAGTCGTCGAAACAATGTTCGATGAGCTTGATAAAGAAGATATTGAGGACTCTGCCCGTAAAATAAGGATGTCATCAGAGTATATGTTTCAGATTATCAGCGACCTGCTTGATATCAATGCTATTGAAGAAGGTAAAATGAAGTTGAACATTGAGCCGTTCAATTTTGTAGATGTGGCTTCAAGAACTTTCGAAAAGTATAATCTCAAAGCAGCTGATAAATCTATTAAACTGATTTTTAGTTCAATTGCAGATGAAATATATGTCAATGGCGATGTAATTAAGACAATTCAGGTGCTCGATAATTTAGTTTCAAATGCCCTGAAATTCTCACCTTTTGACAGAAATATTTATGTTAATATCGCAATTGATGATGACCAAAAATTTGCTACAGCCCAAATCAAAGACGAAGGACCGGGAATAAGCCCTGAGGATTTGAAAAAGCTTTTTGGTAAATTTGCTAAACTTAGTGCCAGACCAACCAATAACGAAAACTCGACCGGGCTTGGATTATCAATTGTAAAAAAGCTCGTGGATAATATGGATGGCAAAATCAGGTGCGAAAGCCGACTCGGTGAAGGCACCTCATTTTTCCTTTCTTTACCTGTTTTTAGTGAGTAG
- a CDS encoding carboxypeptidase-like regulatory domain-containing protein has product MKHLFHITLVIGFMLIIISCDSSTSADNDANFGKISGKVIDKNGQGIYLAELSTNPPSEIKVTNSIGVFYFDYIPEGNYILYAKKIGYTTKSVSLSVWKNKTTDATIILDEISSNVNNSPPAKPTLISPINKSLLYGNFDFKWDCSDSDNDVLSYDFYLGPNPNNLELIIAGTNETSFIYQFQFNQQVYYWKVVASDGRGGVSESDVWSFEFLGNKIENKLLLNLKFDGNTNDSSPMNQLVSNSSNLSFIKDRFGNDNKAIYLTNKSFIEITNPKSMDFSNPFTISLWIRPDPGYGFPYDNEVDIISRYGGAIPYTSSFALLLSNGYLTAEIFKNNVGRNILNSNKLLSQNIWTHIAFVYDGNNLKLYYNGSFAIEKNTYQPDTSNLSLLIGKRSANNRYYSGAIDDIYVYNYALSENEINNLYK; this is encoded by the coding sequence ATGAAACATTTGTTTCATATAACACTTGTGATAGGCTTCATGCTTATTATTATTTCTTGCGACAGTTCAACATCTGCTGATAATGACGCAAATTTTGGCAAAATCTCAGGAAAAGTTATAGACAAAAATGGTCAAGGAATATATTTAGCAGAATTATCAACCAATCCTCCATCAGAAATCAAGGTTACTAATTCCATTGGAGTATTTTATTTTGATTATATTCCTGAAGGAAATTACATTTTATATGCAAAAAAAATCGGATATACCACAAAAAGTGTGTCATTATCAGTTTGGAAAAATAAAACAACTGATGCAACAATTATTCTTGATGAAATAAGCAGTAATGTTAATAACAGTCCTCCAGCCAAACCAACATTGATATCTCCAATAAATAAGTCCCTGCTTTACGGTAATTTTGATTTTAAGTGGGATTGTTCAGATTCGGATAACGATGTACTAAGTTACGATTTTTATCTCGGTCCGAATCCAAACAATTTAGAATTAATAATTGCAGGAACAAATGAAACATCTTTTATCTATCAATTCCAATTTAATCAACAAGTTTATTACTGGAAAGTCGTAGCGAGTGACGGCAGGGGCGGAGTTTCAGAGTCAGATGTTTGGTCTTTCGAATTTTTGGGGAATAAAATTGAGAATAAATTATTACTTAATTTAAAATTTGATGGCAATACTAATGATTCTTCACCAATGAACCAATTAGTCAGCAATTCAAGTAACTTATCATTTATTAAAGACAGATTCGGTAATGATAATAAAGCAATATATTTAACAAACAAATCTTTTATAGAGATAACAAACCCTAAATCAATGGATTTTTCAAATCCATTTACTATATCACTCTGGATAAGACCTGACCCTGGTTATGGATTTCCTTATGATAATGAAGTTGATATTATCAGTAGATATGGTGGTGCTATTCCATATACATCAAGTTTTGCTTTATTGTTATCAAATGGTTATTTAACGGCTGAGATTTTCAAGAATAATGTTGGAAGAAACATTCTTAATTCAAACAAATTATTATCACAAAATATTTGGACACATATTGCTTTTGTTTATGACGGCAACAATCTAAAACTCTATTACAATGGTAGTTTTGCAATTGAAAAAAATACTTACCAGCCTGATACCTCTAATTTATCTCTATTAATCGGTAAAAGGTCTGCAAACAATCGGTACTATTCAGGCGCTATTGATGACATTTATGTTTATAATTATGCTTTATCTGAAAATGAAATAAATAATTTATATAAATAA
- a CDS encoding FkbM family methyltransferase, with product MSIKNKIADSDSPLFLPVKLVFYRFFNKYYEVNNIIAKSEIDSDGDIVIELKNGIKLSSPPSKFPADRNFTERYNFGTKSKMDKILDVNKFFFMYEVLSELFIYSEYFRYGKLKEGDVVIDAGANIGGFTVQAAQKIGKSGHIFAIEPNEENRKTLTKNLSLNNITNCTIITDALWSEKCTKEFFISHRPGEHTLIDYTGDPHFQRKNVETIYCERLDDIIQKHGIQNVAYLKMDIEGAEIEAIKGASNFLNSQSPFLLIEALHEVNGKPAYNEIIPLVKDAGYELQKEIDNYRGTILAYKR from the coding sequence ATGTCAATTAAAAATAAAATTGCTGATTCAGATTCTCCACTATTTTTGCCGGTAAAGCTGGTATTTTACAGGTTTTTTAATAAATATTACGAAGTTAATAACATAATCGCTAAATCTGAAATTGATTCAGACGGAGATATTGTAATTGAACTAAAAAACGGTATCAAGTTAAGCTCACCACCGTCAAAATTTCCCGCTGACAGAAATTTTACGGAAAGGTATAATTTTGGCACAAAGTCGAAAATGGATAAAATTCTTGATGTGAATAAATTTTTCTTTATGTATGAGGTTTTGAGCGAACTGTTTATTTACAGCGAATATTTCCGCTATGGCAAACTTAAAGAGGGTGATGTAGTTATTGATGCGGGTGCAAATATCGGTGGTTTTACGGTTCAGGCGGCTCAAAAAATCGGCAAAAGCGGGCATATTTTCGCTATAGAGCCGAATGAAGAAAATCGAAAAACGCTAACGAAAAATCTTTCACTTAATAACATTACGAATTGCACGATTATTACGGATGCTCTATGGTCTGAAAAATGCACTAAGGAATTTTTTATTAGTCATCGTCCGGGCGAGCATACATTAATTGATTACACCGGAGACCCCCATTTTCAGCGGAAAAATGTTGAAACTATTTACTGCGAGCGTCTTGACGATATTATTCAAAAACACGGCATTCAGAATGTTGCTTATCTGAAAATGGACATCGAGGGCGCCGAAATCGAAGCTATTAAAGGAGCATCAAATTTCCTTAATTCTCAATCTCCATTCCTGCTTATTGAAGCTCTGCACGAGGTGAACGGTAAGCCAGCTTACAATGAAATTATCCCACTGGTTAAAGATGCAGGGTATGAACTTCAAAAAGAGATCGACAATTATAGAGGAACAATTTTAGCATATAAAAGATGA
- a CDS encoding DNA-3-methyladenine glycosylase produces MQNRELFENLACKRLDFDFYQNETSEVAKLLIGKVLVKQTGDSLLTGIISEAEAYISQGDAASHSACGQTKRNEAMFFAGSTVYVYKIYGIHYCINVVTEPEGVGAAVLLRAVIPTYGIEIMSENRGICRYERLCSGPGNLTQAFGIDLSHNTTSFLSDELFISSFGGLVHPEIIATERIGITKSSDLKLRFLLKNVSYFLKNYKI; encoded by the coding sequence ATGCAGAATAGAGAATTGTTTGAAAATTTGGCGTGCAAGAGGTTGGATTTTGATTTTTATCAGAATGAAACTTCGGAGGTTGCAAAATTGCTGATTGGTAAAGTGCTGGTGAAACAAACAGGTGATAGTTTACTTACGGGCATTATCAGCGAAGCCGAAGCCTATATATCTCAGGGTGATGCTGCGAGCCATTCAGCCTGCGGTCAAACTAAACGAAATGAAGCGATGTTCTTTGCCGGTTCAACTGTTTATGTCTATAAGATTTATGGGATTCATTATTGTATAAATGTTGTAACTGAGCCGGAAGGAGTAGGGGCGGCAGTACTTTTGAGGGCAGTAATACCAACTTATGGAATTGAAATTATGTCTGAAAACAGAGGTATTTGCCGATATGAGAGGCTATGCTCCGGTCCAGGAAACTTAACTCAGGCATTTGGCATAGATTTAAGTCATAATACAACGTCATTTTTATCGGATGAATTATTTATCAGCAGCTTTGGAGGTTTGGTTCATCCGGAAATAATTGCAACTGAAAGAATCGGAATAACAAAATCATCAGACTTAAAACTTCGTTTTTTACTGAAGAATGTCAGTTATTTTCTTAAAAATTATAAAATTTAG
- a CDS encoding methyltransferase — translation MSHNYNLKKIENSLEFIEDIAFAFKKSRVLLTASELNVFEAIGYRSLSAKEIAEALHLDIKSTERLLNALVGIDLLEKKDQNYNNTEASLKHLLRGSDAYIGSIEHLADLWDTWTNLTETVRQGKPLQYNTLQEKSPEWLHAFVNSIFWRSSIEAPNVVSHLHLKGVNRVLDLGGGKGAFTCNLIKASPTIKVTLFDLPQVIPYAEEYLSTSGVRDQVNLLAGDFTTDDIGSGYDMILLSNVISFRSIWENVTLLQKCFDALNHGGQIVIYDMVINDSRTKPLNHTLFSLNMLLNTMSGDAYTETDIWIMLREAWFRDISRIETKFDSSIMIGIR, via the coding sequence ATGTCGCATAATTACAATCTTAAAAAGATAGAAAATAGTCTCGAATTTATCGAAGATATAGCCTTTGCATTTAAAAAAAGCAGAGTCCTGCTTACAGCAAGTGAGCTGAATGTATTCGAAGCAATAGGTTATCGTTCACTTTCCGCCAAGGAAATTGCCGAGGCTTTGCATCTTGATATTAAATCAACTGAAAGGCTTCTTAATGCTTTAGTAGGTATTGATTTACTCGAAAAGAAAGACCAAAATTACAATAATACTGAGGCTTCATTGAAGCATCTTCTAAGAGGAAGCGATGCATATATCGGCTCTATTGAGCATCTTGCTGACTTGTGGGATACTTGGACAAATCTCACCGAAACTGTCAGACAAGGTAAACCCTTGCAATATAATACATTACAAGAAAAATCGCCGGAATGGCTGCATGCTTTTGTTAATTCCATTTTCTGGCGTTCAAGTATTGAAGCTCCCAATGTTGTATCCCATTTGCACCTGAAAGGAGTTAACAGGGTATTGGATTTAGGCGGGGGAAAGGGAGCATTTACATGCAATTTGATTAAAGCAAGTCCAACTATCAAAGTTACTCTCTTTGATTTGCCACAAGTAATTCCTTATGCAGAAGAATATCTCTCAACTTCAGGTGTCAGAGATCAGGTTAATTTATTAGCCGGTGATTTCACTACTGATGATATTGGCAGTGGTTATGATATGATACTTTTATCAAATGTTATCAGTTTCAGATCAATTTGGGAAAATGTTACTCTATTGCAGAAATGCTTTGATGCTCTAAACCATGGCGGGCAAATAGTAATTTATGATATGGTTATCAATGACAGCAGAACAAAACCTTTGAACCATACTTTATTTTCACTAAATATGCTACTTAATACAATGTCAGGTGATGCTTATACTGAAACCGATATCTGGATTATGCTTCGTGAAGCATGGTTTAGGGATATATCAAGAATCGAAACTAAATTTGATTCATCAATAATGATAGGTATCAGATAG